One Planktothrix sp. FACHB-1365 genomic window carries:
- a CDS encoding SdrD B-like domain-containing protein: MSTLNGTTFNDINFNGIFDAGDLALPNVTVFLDSNGNGLPESLEKVSITDINGFYSFPNLAAGSYQVGQVVPPGFTRTTASNPVTLTGAAADTATFNIANTGAVTPVVPSLSGNIAGAVFVDNNLLGLYNYVYDDNGNIVPYNSNIYDSNGNLIVNTNGFANTQIYDPFTDATLPNIPVYIDLNNDGFLNSNEPSTFTNEAGFYNFNVLPAGSYLLRIAQPSEVTGENSILGDLLSTTNTPLVVDVFGGSTVRADLGVVAPNSVYGKVINDLNGNGFPEASEPGIRGVTVFIDSNGNNVFDLGEKSTVSGADGAYIIKGLNTDVGQQSNETLAQNPYLAYQLLADPLSVAKSFPVTSVPPTTSYVRTSPLPGATIDAPVIPAGSAQANFLYTFAPTASAVLPDSITGFVFNDLNGDGIVQPGEPNLPGAEIYLDLNNNAKLDSGEPSSISDAAGSFGFLNLATPGDYIVRTTDEFLTTAVPNVILGVNQAAQVAVGLATFEPSPAINQNALIPILGTTVV, encoded by the coding sequence GTGAGCACTCTCAACGGTACAACATTTAATGATATTAATTTCAACGGCATCTTTGATGCTGGAGATCTTGCACTTCCCAATGTCACTGTCTTTTTAGATAGCAATGGCAATGGTTTACCCGAGTCCCTAGAAAAAGTTTCGATCACTGATATTAACGGTTTTTATTCGTTTCCTAATCTAGCGGCAGGAAGCTATCAAGTTGGACAAGTTGTTCCTCCTGGTTTTACACGGACAACGGCATCAAACCCTGTCACCCTAACAGGAGCCGCAGCAGATACAGCTACATTTAACATTGCCAATACTGGAGCCGTTACTCCTGTTGTTCCGTCTCTGAGTGGCAACATTGCAGGGGCTGTCTTTGTAGATAACAATCTGCTCGGTCTCTACAACTACGTCTACGACGATAACGGCAATATCGTTCCCTATAATTCCAACATCTACGACAGTAACGGCAACCTGATTGTCAATACCAATGGGTTTGCCAATACTCAGATATATGATCCCTTTACGGATGCGACGTTACCCAATATTCCGGTCTACATTGACCTGAACAACGATGGTTTCCTCAACTCCAACGAACCTAGCACGTTTACGAATGAAGCCGGGTTTTATAACTTCAACGTTCTACCCGCCGGTTCCTACCTGTTGAGAATTGCTCAACCTTCTGAGGTAACAGGAGAAAACTCGATTCTGGGTGATCTCTTATCCACAACCAATACTCCGTTAGTAGTTGATGTCTTTGGCGGATCAACCGTCAGAGCCGATCTGGGTGTTGTTGCTCCCAATAGTGTTTACGGTAAAGTCATTAATGACCTGAATGGCAATGGCTTCCCCGAAGCTTCAGAACCCGGAATTCGAGGCGTTACGGTCTTTATTGATTCTAATGGCAATAACGTCTTTGACTTAGGCGAAAAGTCTACGGTCAGTGGTGCTGATGGGGCTTACATTATCAAAGGCTTAAATACTGATGTTGGACAACAATCTAACGAAACCTTAGCTCAAAACCCCTACCTGGCTTACCAGCTTTTAGCCGATCCCCTTTCTGTCGCCAAGTCTTTCCCCGTAACTTCCGTTCCCCCAACGACTAGCTACGTTAGAACTTCACCTCTACCGGGGGCTACAATTGATGCTCCGGTGATTCCAGCAGGTTCTGCTCAGGCTAACTTCCTCTATACTTTTGCTCCCACAGCAAGTGCCGTCTTACCGGACAGCATCACAGGATTTGTTTTCAATGATCTCAATGGTGATGGTATTGTTCAGCCCGGTGAGCCCAATCTGCCCGGTGCGGAAATCTATCTTGACCTCAATAACAACGCCAAGTTAGATTCCGGTGAACCGAGTTCGATTAGTGATGCGGCGGGTTCCTTCGGGTTCTTGAATCTTGCCACACCAGGTGACTACATCGTTCGGACAACGGATGAGTTCCTTACCACTGCCGTTCCTAATGTCATTTTAGGTGTGAATCAAGCAGCCCAAGTTGCCGTTGGTTTGGCGACCTTTGAACCGAGTCCCGCTATTAACCAAAACGCTTTAATTCCCATTCTGGGAACCACTGTCGTTTAA
- a CDS encoding pitrilysin family protein, producing MSQVLATSTFPASTFKLNNGLTVIHQQIPATPVVVVDVWVRAGAIYEPDMWSGMAHFLEHMIFKGTEWIGPGVFDQVIESCGGVANAATSHDYAHFYITTAAQYLKETLQALGDLLLHATIPESEFNRERDVVLEEIRQAQDDPDWLSFQALMETVYERHPYSRSVLGTEAKLMEHSPYEMRCFHRCRYQPENMAVVIIGGVEEQQALDLIHEAFDNFFPPASFPHLYEVVRPQIKEIRRRELRLPYIEEARLTLAWTGPGVDHLRQAYGLDLISSIIASGRTSRLVQKLREKLQLVHDICSDFSLQQESSLFTISALLEPQYLEKVEDLICEEIHELMIEPISEAELRRSQRFLCNDYAFSTETPGQLAGLYGYYFTVAEPDLSVTYPLQIQSFQPLELQNIVTELLNLNHYAVMVVQP from the coding sequence TTGTCTCAAGTTTTAGCAACTTCAACCTTTCCCGCCAGCACGTTTAAGTTGAACAATGGTTTAACGGTTATTCACCAGCAAATTCCGGCAACCCCAGTTGTCGTTGTTGATGTCTGGGTAAGGGCTGGTGCCATTTATGAGCCGGATATGTGGTCAGGAATGGCCCACTTTTTAGAACACATGATTTTTAAAGGTACAGAGTGGATTGGCCCTGGTGTGTTCGATCAAGTGATTGAAAGTTGTGGGGGTGTGGCGAATGCGGCCACCAGTCACGATTATGCTCATTTTTATATTACAACGGCTGCTCAATATTTGAAGGAAACATTGCAGGCTTTAGGGGATTTATTACTACACGCAACGATTCCCGAAAGCGAGTTTAATCGAGAACGGGATGTGGTTTTAGAAGAAATTCGTCAAGCGCAAGATGATCCCGATTGGCTGAGTTTTCAAGCCTTGATGGAAACGGTGTATGAACGTCACCCCTACAGTCGTTCTGTTTTGGGTACAGAAGCGAAATTAATGGAACACTCGCCCTATGAAATGCGTTGCTTCCATCGATGTCGTTACCAACCGGAAAATATGGCGGTTGTGATTATTGGGGGTGTGGAGGAGCAGCAAGCTTTGGATTTAATTCATGAAGCCTTTGATAATTTTTTCCCCCCTGCTAGTTTCCCCCATCTTTATGAGGTGGTTCGTCCCCAAATTAAAGAAATTCGTCGCCGAGAACTGCGTTTACCTTATATTGAAGAAGCACGATTAACCTTAGCGTGGACAGGGCCAGGAGTTGACCATTTAAGACAAGCTTATGGCTTAGATTTAATTTCTTCCATTATCGCATCGGGACGAACTTCTCGATTAGTCCAAAAACTGCGGGAGAAACTTCAGCTTGTTCATGATATTTGCAGTGATTTTTCTTTACAACAAGAGTCTAGCTTATTTACGATTAGTGCTTTATTAGAACCTCAATATTTAGAGAAAGTAGAAGACTTAATTTGTGAAGAAATTCATGAATTAATGATTGAGCCAATTTCTGAAGCTGAATTGAGGCGAAGTCAACGTTTTCTTTGTAATGACTATGCCTTTTCAACAGAAACCCCAGGACAGTTAGCGGGATTATATGGATATTATTTCACCGTCGCAGAACCTGATTTATCCGTAACTTATCCCCTACAAATTCAATCCTTTCAGCCTTTAGAACTTCAAAATATTGTGACTGAACTCCTGAATTTAAACCATTATGCAGTGATGGTTGTTCAGCCATAA